One region of Corynebacterium capitovis DSM 44611 genomic DNA includes:
- a CDS encoding TPM domain-containing protein — translation MTKRTLRILAATPLITGGLCAASFAPAALALTTDISAQSTTTAPGRLTALVTDEAGVLSDAEKSEIESAIQEVTAAKNKTVRVVFLDSFGPTSAQDWAQRAVDASGPNTAVLVVSPSERSYAVDGGSMWQQSEIDKMNDAAYSRLTQNDWSGAALAAVDAAKGGGDAAGLGWVAGGVGIAAVAGGGLWAASRRRTKKSEQEQLESARALSPSDADSLSNLPTPTLEQLAKDTLVNTDESIRQGKEELQVATSEFGADRVRPFTSAMNAATSSLQRAFSTHQQLYDAIPETEPEKRAMLIDIVASCGKANEALKQRSEEFNSLRNVLINADDEIGKITQRTVDIRARLEPAQSLLDALRQRYSSSMLRSIADNVDVAHASLDEAEKLLTQARETAAQPAGRQGALVDLIASASHAVEVSDTNLSAIENAETNIRSAHASLPALIEEIQGELREMEQLRSASRQGAQISVEDLDAVTAEARQALANIGNRSGEDPLSLHTELTDLDSRIDAEIDRARGAATDQQRQLTVLDQQLRAAAAQIQSAEDLINSRGRLIGSEARTLLAESKRQFNEARNRRTTDTRGAVSYAREAADTARLAADAANNDIDLYRSQQTQATAGSLANAVIWGSLLSGGGFGGGFGGGFGGGFGGGFGGGFGGGGFGGGGGGFSGGGPAGRGGMF, via the coding sequence ATGACAAAGCGAACTCTTCGCATCCTCGCTGCGACCCCTCTGATCACCGGCGGGCTGTGCGCGGCCAGTTTCGCGCCTGCGGCCCTAGCATTGACCACGGATATCTCCGCCCAGTCGACGACCACGGCCCCGGGCCGCCTCACGGCGCTGGTTACCGACGAAGCAGGAGTGCTAAGCGACGCGGAGAAATCCGAGATTGAGTCCGCGATCCAGGAGGTCACGGCCGCCAAAAACAAGACGGTCCGGGTTGTGTTCCTGGATTCCTTCGGGCCCACCTCCGCTCAGGACTGGGCACAGCGTGCTGTCGATGCCTCCGGACCCAACACCGCGGTGTTGGTCGTCTCCCCCTCTGAGCGTTCCTACGCCGTGGACGGCGGGAGCATGTGGCAGCAGAGCGAAATCGACAAGATGAACGACGCGGCCTACTCGCGCCTCACACAAAATGACTGGTCGGGCGCGGCCCTCGCCGCCGTCGACGCCGCAAAGGGTGGCGGGGACGCGGCGGGCCTGGGATGGGTCGCGGGCGGCGTAGGGATTGCCGCCGTTGCGGGCGGAGGCCTGTGGGCCGCATCGCGCCGCCGTACGAAGAAGTCCGAGCAGGAGCAGTTGGAATCGGCCCGCGCCCTGTCCCCCAGCGACGCCGACAGCTTGAGCAACCTGCCCACCCCCACGCTGGAGCAGTTGGCGAAGGACACGTTGGTCAACACCGACGAATCGATCCGCCAGGGCAAGGAAGAGCTGCAGGTAGCCACCTCGGAGTTCGGGGCAGACCGCGTCCGCCCCTTCACGTCGGCAATGAATGCGGCGACGTCCTCCCTGCAACGGGCCTTCTCCACGCACCAGCAGCTTTACGACGCCATCCCCGAAACCGAGCCGGAAAAGCGCGCGATGCTCATCGACATCGTCGCCTCCTGCGGCAAGGCCAACGAGGCTCTGAAACAGCGCAGTGAGGAGTTCAACTCCCTGCGCAACGTCCTAATCAACGCTGACGATGAAATCGGCAAAATCACCCAGCGAACGGTGGACATCAGGGCTCGCCTCGAACCCGCGCAGTCGCTTCTCGACGCGCTCCGCCAGCGCTACTCCTCCTCGATGCTGCGCTCCATCGCCGACAACGTCGACGTGGCGCATGCCTCCCTCGATGAGGCCGAGAAGCTGCTGACCCAGGCCCGCGAAACCGCCGCCCAGCCTGCAGGCCGCCAGGGTGCCCTGGTGGACCTCATCGCGTCCGCGTCCCACGCCGTCGAGGTCTCCGACACGAACCTTTCCGCCATCGAGAACGCCGAGACGAACATCCGCTCCGCCCACGCGTCGCTACCGGCTCTGATCGAGGAAATCCAGGGCGAGCTGCGCGAGATGGAACAGCTCCGCAGCGCGAGCCGTCAGGGGGCCCAGATCAGCGTCGAAGACCTGGATGCAGTCACCGCGGAGGCGCGGCAGGCCCTGGCCAACATAGGTAACCGGAGCGGGGAGGACCCGCTATCGCTGCACACGGAGCTGACGGACCTCGACTCCCGCATCGACGCCGAGATCGACCGAGCCCGCGGCGCGGCGACCGACCAGCAGCGCCAGCTGACCGTCTTGGACCAGCAGCTGCGGGCGGCGGCGGCGCAGATCCAAAGCGCGGAAGACCTGATCAACTCCCGAGGGCGCCTCATCGGCTCCGAAGCCCGAACCCTCTTGGCCGAGTCCAAGCGGCAGTTCAACGAAGCCCGCAACCGGCGAACGACGGACACCCGGGGCGCCGTGAGCTACGCCCGCGAGGCTGCGGACACTGCTCGCCTCGCAGCGGACGCGGCTAACAACGACATCGACCTGTACCGCTCGCAGCAAACGCAGGCGACCGCGGGGAGCCTCGCCAACGCGGTGATCTGGGGCTCACTCCTCTCGGGCGGTGGCTTTGGCGGCGGTTTCGGGGGCGGCTTCGGTGGCGGCTTCGGTGGCGGCTTCGGTGGC
- a CDS encoding deoxyguanosinetriphosphate triphosphohydrolase yields MVVYSYSAFDAERRTQEGPKGSQLAGNAENRDAFSRDRARVLHSAALRRLADKTQVVGPREGDTPRTRLTHSLEVAQISRGIGDALGLNPDLCDMAGLTHDIGHPPYGHNGEVALNEVAAGGFEGNAQTLRILTRLEPKVFSGEDSYGLNLTRAALDAACKYPRTRTNADRSVNRKYSAYDEDAHVLAWLRRGHEDDAPPMEAQVMDCSDDIAYSVHDVEDGIVSGRITLKVLWDIVELAALAGKGAVAFGGTADELIDAAARLRSLPVISHAADFDYTLSSWAGLKKMTSELVGRYVGAVVAATTSADCNQPDQLRSEENPSGALGRQFGRLIIPAEAEAEVRLLKTVAVLYVMDMPAHLSRQDRQRDRIYSVYDYMLAGAPGTLDTMFRQWWKAAETDAERERVVVDQIASMTESRLERAAKKAAGVAGFMS; encoded by the coding sequence ATGGTCGTGTACTCTTACTCCGCCTTCGATGCCGAACGCCGCACCCAGGAGGGCCCGAAGGGCTCCCAACTCGCCGGAAACGCGGAGAACCGGGACGCGTTCTCCCGCGACCGAGCGCGCGTCCTGCACTCCGCGGCGCTGCGCCGGCTGGCGGACAAGACCCAGGTTGTCGGGCCGCGCGAGGGGGATACGCCCCGCACTCGCCTCACGCATTCCCTGGAAGTCGCCCAGATTTCCCGCGGCATCGGTGACGCGCTCGGGCTCAACCCCGACCTCTGCGACATGGCGGGACTAACCCACGACATTGGGCACCCCCCGTACGGCCACAACGGAGAGGTCGCCCTTAACGAGGTCGCCGCGGGAGGTTTTGAGGGGAACGCGCAAACGCTGCGCATCCTCACCCGCCTCGAGCCGAAGGTCTTCAGCGGTGAGGATTCCTATGGCCTCAACCTCACCCGGGCGGCGCTTGATGCTGCGTGTAAGTACCCGCGAACCCGGACCAACGCGGACAGGTCGGTGAACCGCAAATACAGCGCCTACGACGAAGACGCCCACGTCCTGGCCTGGCTGCGCCGTGGCCACGAGGACGACGCCCCGCCGATGGAGGCTCAGGTGATGGACTGTTCTGACGACATCGCCTACTCCGTCCACGACGTCGAGGACGGGATCGTCTCGGGGCGCATCACCCTGAAGGTCCTGTGGGACATCGTGGAGCTCGCGGCGCTCGCAGGAAAGGGCGCGGTGGCCTTTGGCGGGACGGCCGACGAGCTTATCGACGCCGCCGCGCGCCTGCGTTCCCTCCCCGTCATCTCACACGCCGCAGACTTCGACTACACCCTGTCTTCCTGGGCGGGCCTGAAGAAGATGACCTCGGAGCTTGTCGGGCGCTATGTCGGCGCGGTGGTCGCAGCCACCACCAGCGCGGATTGCAACCAGCCCGACCAGCTGCGCTCAGAGGAAAACCCCTCCGGCGCCCTCGGCCGCCAGTTCGGCCGGCTGATCATACCCGCCGAGGCCGAAGCGGAGGTGCGCCTTCTCAAGACAGTCGCCGTCCTGTACGTCATGGACATGCCCGCCCACCTGAGCCGCCAAGACCGCCAGCGCGACCGTATCTATAGCGTGTACGATTACATGCTCGCCGGTGCCCCGGGCACCCTCGACACGATGTTCCGGCAGTGGTGGAAAGCCGCGGAGACGGACGCGGAGCGCGAGCGCGTGGTCGTGGACCAGATCGCCTCAATGACGGAGTCGCGCCTGGAGCGGGCGGCGAAGAAGGCGGCGGGGGTTGCGGGGTTTATGTCCTAG
- a CDS encoding ribonuclease domain-containing protein, whose translation MGQSNGLNNRYLGVILIALVALPLGEFGARVITTDDLSDAQVGPSTAPPAVSACASLPDEALSTIDLVEKGGPFPYPVEDDTRFGNYEGILPAEPSGYYREYTVSTPGLRSRGERRIVAGGGDDGQVDEWYYTADHYESFCEVAGR comes from the coding sequence ATGGGTCAGTCCAACGGTTTGAACAACCGGTACCTCGGGGTCATTCTCATCGCGCTGGTCGCGCTGCCGCTCGGAGAATTCGGCGCGCGGGTGATCACAACCGACGACTTGTCCGACGCCCAGGTCGGCCCGTCCACGGCCCCTCCAGCGGTGAGCGCGTGCGCCTCGCTTCCCGACGAAGCGTTGTCCACAATCGACCTCGTGGAAAAGGGAGGCCCGTTCCCCTACCCGGTTGAGGACGACACTCGCTTTGGCAACTACGAGGGCATCCTCCCCGCCGAGCCGTCCGGGTACTACCGCGAATACACCGTCTCAACCCCGGGGCTGAGGAGCCGCGGAGAGCGCCGCATTGTCGCGGGTGGCGGTGATGACGGTCAGGTTGACGAGTGGTACTACACCGCCGACCACTACGAGTCCTTCTGCGAGGTGGCGGGGCGCTGA
- the dnaG gene encoding DNA primase — MARGRIPDSDIQAIRERAPIEDIIGEYVQLKPAGHDSLKGLSPFKDEKTPSFHVRPARGYYHCFSTGKGGDVFSFLMEMEQLSFPEAVEAVAEQIGYHINYQGGTTGARDVKPGTRARLLAANKAAHEYYREQLETPGAAAGREFLLNRGFDQALVYEFECGYAPDGWDSLTKHLLRKGFSAEELQEAGLTSMGKRGPIDKFRRRLLWPIKDVAGNVIGFGARKLFDDDPMGKYMNTQDTMLYHKSKVLFGLDMAKKHIATDHQTVVVEGYTDVMAMHAAGVKTAVAACGTAFGADHLSVIRRLMLDDSYFRGELIYTFDGDEAGQKAAMRAFEGDQAFTGQSFVAVAPDGMDPCDLRLAKGDAAVRDLVASRKPMFEFVIESLLSQYSLDSAEGRLQALRRTVPVVAGISDKVLQAEYARRLAGWVGWPNPDEVLQQVRTAASQPKRQTRRGGRQDAPLAAAPAASAPAPRRDDPVLWPQREALKIALQYPENAGDYFDGINPDAFTHPAYRQVRDAISTAGGTGTAGPAHAGAVRTWLADVAGAMTDLTGRNLVSELAVEPIHAEDVSQYADSVLSRLQEVRVGDQIAQLKAQLQRMRPSEDERAYNALFSDLVALEQARRELNNRAFRA, encoded by the coding sequence ATGGCCAGGGGCAGGATTCCGGATAGCGACATCCAAGCGATCCGAGAACGCGCCCCCATCGAAGACATCATCGGCGAATACGTACAGCTCAAGCCGGCCGGCCACGATTCGCTAAAGGGCTTGAGCCCCTTCAAGGACGAAAAGACGCCCTCCTTCCACGTGCGCCCCGCCCGCGGGTATTACCACTGCTTCTCCACGGGCAAGGGCGGCGATGTTTTTTCCTTCCTCATGGAGATGGAGCAGCTCTCCTTCCCTGAGGCGGTCGAGGCCGTTGCGGAACAGATCGGCTATCACATCAACTATCAGGGCGGGACGACGGGCGCCCGGGACGTCAAGCCGGGCACCCGCGCGCGGCTGCTGGCCGCAAACAAGGCCGCCCACGAGTACTACCGGGAGCAGCTGGAGACACCCGGCGCCGCCGCGGGCCGCGAGTTCCTGCTCAACCGCGGGTTCGATCAGGCACTTGTCTACGAGTTTGAATGCGGGTACGCGCCCGACGGCTGGGACAGCCTGACAAAGCACCTGCTGAGGAAAGGCTTTAGCGCCGAAGAGCTACAGGAGGCCGGGCTGACGTCGATGGGCAAGCGGGGGCCCATCGATAAGTTTCGGCGCCGCCTGCTGTGGCCGATCAAGGACGTCGCGGGCAACGTCATCGGCTTCGGGGCTCGTAAACTTTTCGACGACGACCCGATGGGCAAGTACATGAACACCCAGGACACGATGCTCTACCACAAGAGCAAGGTCCTTTTCGGGCTGGATATGGCAAAAAAGCACATTGCCACCGACCACCAGACGGTGGTCGTGGAAGGGTACACCGACGTCATGGCCATGCACGCCGCGGGGGTGAAGACGGCGGTCGCCGCCTGCGGAACCGCGTTCGGCGCCGACCACCTCTCCGTGATCCGCCGCCTCATGCTCGATGACAGCTACTTCCGCGGCGAGCTGATCTACACCTTCGACGGAGACGAGGCGGGGCAGAAGGCGGCGATGCGCGCCTTCGAGGGAGACCAGGCGTTTACGGGCCAGTCCTTCGTCGCGGTCGCCCCCGATGGGATGGACCCCTGCGACCTGCGCCTAGCCAAGGGGGACGCCGCCGTGCGCGACCTCGTGGCCAGCCGCAAGCCGATGTTCGAGTTCGTCATCGAGTCGCTCCTTTCGCAGTACTCCCTGGACTCGGCGGAGGGCAGGCTGCAAGCTTTACGACGCACCGTGCCCGTCGTGGCCGGTATCTCCGACAAGGTGCTGCAAGCCGAGTATGCGCGCCGCCTGGCGGGGTGGGTGGGCTGGCCCAACCCGGACGAGGTGCTGCAGCAGGTCCGCACCGCGGCCTCCCAGCCCAAACGCCAGACGCGTCGGGGCGGCCGCCAGGACGCCCCCTTGGCAGCGGCGCCTGCTGCCTCCGCCCCCGCTCCCCGGCGAGACGACCCAGTGCTGTGGCCGCAGCGCGAGGCGCTCAAGATCGCGCTGCAATACCCAGAAAACGCCGGCGACTACTTCGACGGGATTAACCCCGACGCGTTCACGCACCCCGCGTACAGGCAGGTCCGCGACGCGATTAGCACCGCGGGTGGAACGGGCACCGCCGGGCCGGCCCACGCCGGGGCGGTTCGCACGTGGCTTGCCGACGTCGCCGGCGCGATGACGGACCTGACGGGGCGCAACCTCGTCTCAGAGCTGGCCGTCGAGCCGATTCATGCCGAAGACGTCAGCCAGTACGCCGATTCGGTCCTCTCTCGCCTCCAAGAGGTCCGAGTGGGGGATCAGATTGCCCAGCTCAAGGCGCAGCTGCAGCGGATGCGACCGTCGGAAGACGAGCGCGCCTACAATGCGCTGTTTTCGGACCTCGTCGCCCTGGAGCAGGCGCGCCGCGAGCTGAACAACCGCGCCTTCCGCGCCTGA